One window from the genome of Phycisphaerales bacterium encodes:
- a CDS encoding Hint domain-containing protein, which produces MSSGPTRYYLYIPVWATGTPPQGGGSSQYSSGSGSAPSETPSSSPSMPSSEPSSYSTTGDVIYTTGPGGTPTLTTYTTGAFTSNSGTTQSGSGTPTETASSQPTESSGSGSSGSSSGGASSSAGSSGFSSVQSSGGSSGGSSGGSSGGGSSGGGSSGAGSSGGGGSSGGGGSSGGGGSSGGGGSSGGGGSSGGGGSSGGGGSSGGGGSSGGGSSGNCLLFGTLVRLADGRVTPIENLRPGDLVASVRVPGLAVDVPYRAQYNWLSHHGLQGADRTEARVASVTLGEHQGFVVINRRIKATPEHPVLIRRGDEWGFASAEFVQPGDRLVDDQFNEEPVEHFDRVEAPTRTVAIHIPGTNTLLAEGVWVHNDLPATAASSGSGSGISASASGSGSGSSSGSGSSGKSSGSSSFSSSGSSSGSASASASSSGPGFSATASSQSGALTEATGPGQSVKK; this is translated from the coding sequence ATGAGCAGCGGCCCGACGCGCTACTACCTCTACATCCCCGTCTGGGCGACAGGTACGCCGCCCCAGGGCGGAGGGTCGAGCCAGTACTCGTCCGGCTCGGGCTCTGCTCCCAGCGAAACTCCGTCGTCTTCGCCGTCGATGCCATCCAGCGAGCCGTCCAGTTACTCGACCACCGGCGACGTGATCTACACCACCGGGCCCGGTGGCACGCCCACGCTGACGACCTACACCACCGGGGCATTCACCAGCAACAGCGGCACCACGCAGTCGGGCAGCGGCACGCCGACCGAGACCGCCTCCAGCCAACCGACCGAGTCGAGCGGCAGCGGATCCAGCGGCTCATCGAGCGGCGGCGCGAGTTCGTCGGCCGGCAGTTCCGGCTTCAGCAGCGTGCAGTCGTCGGGCGGCTCGTCCGGGGGCTCCTCGGGTGGCTCATCTGGCGGTGGGTCGAGCGGCGGAGGCTCCAGCGGTGCTGGTTCTTCGGGCGGCGGGGGTTCCTCCGGTGGTGGCGGTTCGTCCGGAGGCGGCGGGTCGTCGGGCGGAGGCGGATCCTCTGGCGGCGGTGGCTCCAGCGGCGGAGGCGGCTCGTCCGGGGGCGGTGGGTCGTCGGGTGGTGGTGGCTCTTCTGGGGGTGGGTCGAGCGGCAACTGCCTGCTCTTCGGCACCCTCGTCCGTCTGGCCGACGGCCGCGTGACGCCTATCGAGAACTTGAGGCCCGGGGATCTGGTCGCCTCCGTCCGCGTCCCCGGCCTCGCGGTCGATGTGCCGTACCGCGCTCAGTACAACTGGCTGTCCCACCACGGCCTGCAAGGTGCAGATCGCACCGAGGCCCGCGTCGCCAGCGTGACCCTGGGGGAGCACCAAGGCTTCGTAGTCATCAACCGCCGCATCAAGGCGACACCCGAGCACCCGGTCCTCATCCGCCGCGGCGACGAGTGGGGCTTCGCGTCCGCCGAGTTCGTCCAGCCCGGCGACCGCCTCGTCGACGACCAGTTCAACGAGGAGCCGGTCGAACATTTCGATCGGGTGGAAGCGCCCACGAGGACCGTTGCCATCCACATCCCGGGCACCAACACCCTCCTGGCGGAGGGCGTCTGGGTCCACAACGACCTGCCCGCCACCGCCGCCTCCTCTGGCTCGGGCAGCGGCATCTCGGCGTCCGCATCAGGCTCCGGATCGGGCTCCAGCAGCGGCTCGGGCTCATCCGGCAAGTCGAGCGGCTCCTCGTCCTTCTCCTCCTCGGGCTCCTCCAGCGGCTCGGCCAGTGCCTCCGCCTCCAGCAGCGGACCGGGCTTCTCGGCGACAGCGAGTAGCCAGAGCGGCGCGCTGACCGAGGCTACAGGGCCGGGGCAGTCGGTGAAGAAGTAG